From a region of the Bacteroidota bacterium genome:
- a CDS encoding type IX secretion system membrane protein PorP/SprF, with translation MRRLIHILIVALVLSGVSKAQQLPQFTNYMINDYVINPALSGTKDYFEVKSNNRYQWVGITDAPRTFTLSANGPYKSKNMGYGGYVFTDITGPTRRIGLTLSYAYHLKLNEAYKLSLGLNGGLLQFSVDGSKITLRDQNDLALSGGMQSVIVPDFGFGAMLRHDKFYAGVSVPQLYQSKLKFFDYTTSTLSKLATHFYAMGGYRYDLNDKIRLEPSVLIKYVSPAPVKVDIGVRAIYKEMIWAGVAYRTKDAITALVGYTYQNYLTFAYAYDMTTTNLRNYSTGTHEIMFGLRFNNKPKT, from the coding sequence ATGAGGCGGTTAATACATATCCTGATAGTGGCACTTGTTTTGTCAGGTGTATCAAAGGCTCAGCAATTGCCGCAGTTCACTAATTACATGATCAATGATTATGTAATTAACCCTGCCCTTAGCGGAACAAAAGATTATTTTGAGGTAAAGTCAAACAACCGCTATCAATGGGTTGGAATTACCGATGCCCCCCGCACATTTACGCTAAGCGCCAATGGTCCGTATAAATCAAAGAATATGGGTTACGGAGGGTATGTATTTACTGATATCACCGGACCTACACGCAGAATAGGTTTGACATTAAGCTACGCCTACCATTTAAAACTGAATGAAGCCTATAAGCTGTCGCTGGGTTTAAATGGTGGTTTGTTGCAATTTTCAGTTGATGGTTCAAAAATAACTTTGCGTGACCAGAATGACCTTGCTTTAAGTGGTGGTATGCAATCAGTCATTGTACCTGATTTTGGTTTTGGAGCCATGCTGCGTCACGATAAATTTTACGCTGGAGTCTCTGTTCCTCAGCTTTATCAAAGCAAACTTAAATTTTTTGATTATACTACATCAACACTCAGCAAACTGGCTACTCACTTTTATGCAATGGGCGGGTATAGGTACGATCTGAATGATAAAATCCGTCTGGAGCCAAGTGTATTGATAAAATATGTTTCTCCTGCTCCGGTTAAGGTAGATATTGGTGTACGGGCAATTTACAAAGAAATGATATGGGCAGGTGTGGCTTACCGCACTAAAGATGCCATCACAGCACTTGTCGGTTATACCTATCAAAACTACCTGACGTTTGCTTATGCGTACGATATGACAACTACCAACCTGCGCAATTATTCAACAGGCACACATGAAATAATGTTCGGTCTGCGATTTAATAATAAGCCCAAGACTTAA